A window of the Streptomyces sp. NBC_00454 genome harbors these coding sequences:
- a CDS encoding Pr6Pr family membrane protein, which yields MTTPAALRLPTAAFRALIAAAAVTGLVIECAYGSVPVVLSFFTIWTNILVAVVFTLSAVRTYRGVPDVDPLWRGGVLLFILVTGLVFHLVLANPSSPFNVVEDLDKLTGAKAVSNQLLHTVTPIGAVLDFLFLTAPRRLRPRHAAQWLAYPLAYVVFALIRGALLSPGATARYTYPFIDVAQYGYARVAANSLVLGLAFYALGLALVAADRYRPPRENRISSPAEGPLK from the coding sequence ATGACCACACCCGCCGCCCTGCGCCTGCCCACCGCCGCCTTCCGCGCGCTGATCGCGGCGGCGGCCGTCACCGGACTCGTCATCGAGTGCGCGTACGGCAGCGTGCCCGTCGTCCTGAGCTTCTTCACCATCTGGACGAACATCCTGGTCGCGGTCGTCTTCACCCTCTCGGCCGTCCGCACCTACCGGGGGGTCCCGGACGTGGACCCCCTCTGGCGGGGCGGGGTCCTCCTCTTCATCCTGGTCACCGGGCTGGTCTTCCACCTGGTCCTGGCCAACCCGTCGAGCCCCTTCAACGTGGTCGAGGACCTGGACAAGCTGACGGGAGCGAAGGCCGTCTCCAACCAGCTCCTCCACACGGTCACCCCCATCGGGGCCGTCCTGGACTTCCTCTTCCTGACCGCCCCGCGCCGTCTGCGCCCGCGCCACGCCGCGCAGTGGCTGGCGTACCCACTGGCCTACGTGGTCTTCGCGCTCATCCGGGGCGCCCTCCTCTCCCCCGGCGCCACGGCCCGCTACACGTACCCCTTCATCGACGTGGCCCAGTACGGCTACGCCCGGGTCGCAGCGAACTCCCTGGTCCTCGGTCTCGCCTTCTACGCCCTCGGCCTCGCCCTGGTAGCGGCCGACCGCTACCGCCCGCCGCGCGAAAACCGGATTTCGTCTCCGGCCGAGGGTCCGCTAAAGTAA
- a CDS encoding SRPBCC domain-containing protein, giving the protein MTSPATPETPMDTVRLERRIGARPETVFGFFTDREKWLSWMGADGTFSFEPGGPYRTRVTGEHVASGRFLTIDPPERLVFTWGWEEGGMSVAAGSTTVEITLEPAAEGTLLHLVHSGLPSSEACEAHAEGWQHYVDRLALRAEGGDPGPDAWMRQPAPSH; this is encoded by the coding sequence ATGACGAGCCCCGCGACCCCCGAGACCCCGATGGACACCGTCCGGCTGGAGCGCCGCATCGGGGCCCGCCCCGAAACCGTCTTCGGCTTCTTCACCGACCGGGAGAAGTGGCTGTCCTGGATGGGGGCCGACGGTACGTTCTCCTTCGAGCCCGGAGGCCCGTACCGCACCCGGGTCACCGGTGAGCACGTCGCCTCAGGCCGCTTCCTCACCATCGACCCGCCCGAGCGGCTCGTCTTCACCTGGGGCTGGGAGGAGGGCGGGATGAGCGTCGCAGCCGGATCCACCACGGTGGAGATCACCCTCGAACCCGCGGCCGAGGGCACCCTCCTCCACCTCGTCCACAGCGGCCTGCCGTCCTCCGAGGCGTGCGAGGCGCACGCGGAGGGCTGGCAGCACTACGTCGACCGCCTCGCGCTCCGCGCCGAAGGCGGCGACCCCGGCCCGGACGCGTGGATGCGGCAGCCCGCGCCCTCTCACTGA
- a CDS encoding transglycosylase domain-containing protein: protein MGKKRSGGGLTGPQQAAKFLGVSVLSGVVLAGIAIPGAGALGLAAKGTVEGFDEIPANLKTPPLSQRTTILDSEGGLIATVYSRDRQVVPLTAISPYMQKAIVAIEDSRFYEHGAIDLKGILRAVNRNAQEGGAAQGASTLTQQYVKNVFVEEAGDDETKVREAQEKSLGRKVRELKYSIQVEEELGKKKILENYLNITYFGQQAYGIESAAQRYFSKPAKDLTLEESAMLAGIVQSPSRFDPVNDSQEAMKRRNVVLQRMADMKDVSQAEADAAKLKPVQLKVTKPKNGCITAVKGAGFFCDYVRNSFLDDTAFGKTREERAKVWNQGGLTVRTTLDPQSQDSVNESIKDHVDQDDKVATAVTLVQPGTGRVLAMGQSKPYGFGKNETQINFSVDKKMGGSNFGFPTGSTFKAFVAAAAIERGTPPTKMYQSPYDMDYPSPVQTCGDKPWVNTDHARVENETESENGPYGMKEAMAKSVNTYFVEMISEIGLCPVTDMTSKLGVIPANGAKLPEVPAIALGSEGMSPLTMANAYATFANRGVYCTPVAIESITDSHGKALTVPKSKCGRAMTEKTADTINTLLLGVVDSGTGQQSGLTDRQSAGKTGTTDSRYNAWFVGYTPNMAGATWVGSGGAKQVSMENITIGGQYYDKVFGGGLPGPIWKQAVSGALSGREAPTFTTVAIADTPSPAAGGRPSTGKPNKPGKPGRDGKPGDGQPGGQQTVAGATTAGATGGDAGGTNPFPGISIPPGLIGGREQ, encoded by the coding sequence ATGGGAAAGAAGCGCTCGGGCGGCGGGCTCACGGGACCACAGCAGGCCGCCAAGTTCCTCGGTGTGTCCGTTCTCTCCGGAGTTGTGCTCGCGGGCATCGCGATCCCGGGCGCAGGCGCCCTGGGACTCGCGGCCAAGGGCACGGTCGAAGGGTTCGATGAGATCCCGGCCAATCTCAAGACGCCGCCCCTGAGCCAGCGCACCACGATTCTGGACTCCGAGGGTGGCCTGATCGCCACGGTCTATTCGCGCGACCGGCAGGTGGTCCCTCTCACGGCCATCTCCCCGTACATGCAGAAGGCGATCGTCGCGATCGAGGACTCCCGCTTCTACGAGCACGGAGCCATCGACCTCAAGGGCATCCTGCGCGCGGTCAACCGCAACGCGCAGGAGGGCGGCGCGGCACAGGGCGCCTCGACGCTGACCCAGCAATACGTCAAGAACGTCTTCGTCGAAGAGGCGGGCGACGACGAGACGAAGGTCCGCGAGGCCCAGGAGAAGAGCCTCGGGCGAAAGGTCCGCGAGCTCAAGTACTCGATCCAGGTCGAGGAGGAGCTCGGGAAGAAGAAGATCCTCGAGAACTACCTCAACATCACGTACTTCGGGCAGCAGGCGTACGGAATCGAATCCGCCGCCCAGCGGTACTTCAGCAAGCCCGCCAAGGACCTGACGCTGGAGGAGTCGGCGATGCTCGCCGGCATCGTGCAGTCGCCGAGCCGGTTCGACCCGGTCAACGACTCGCAGGAGGCGATGAAGCGCCGCAACGTGGTGCTCCAGCGCATGGCCGACATGAAGGACGTCTCGCAGGCCGAGGCGGACGCGGCGAAGCTCAAGCCGGTCCAGCTGAAGGTGACCAAGCCGAAGAACGGCTGCATCACCGCGGTCAAGGGCGCGGGCTTCTTCTGCGACTACGTGCGCAACTCGTTCCTGGACGACACGGCCTTCGGCAAGACCCGCGAGGAGCGGGCGAAGGTCTGGAACCAGGGCGGCCTGACGGTCCGCACCACCCTGGACCCGCAGTCCCAGGACTCGGTCAACGAGTCGATCAAGGACCACGTCGACCAGGACGACAAGGTCGCCACGGCCGTCACCCTCGTCCAGCCCGGCACCGGGCGGGTCCTGGCCATGGGGCAGTCGAAGCCCTACGGCTTCGGCAAGAACGAGACGCAGATCAACTTCTCGGTGGACAAGAAGATGGGCGGCTCGAACTTCGGCTTCCCGACCGGTTCCACCTTCAAGGCGTTCGTCGCGGCCGCCGCCATCGAGCGCGGAACGCCGCCGACGAAGATGTACCAGTCCCCGTACGACATGGACTATCCGAGCCCGGTGCAGACCTGCGGCGACAAGCCCTGGGTCAACACCGACCACGCACGCGTGGAGAACGAGACCGAGTCCGAGAACGGCCCGTACGGGATGAAGGAAGCGATGGCCAAGTCGGTCAACACCTACTTCGTCGAAATGATCTCCGAGATCGGCCTGTGCCCCGTCACGGACATGACCTCCAAGCTCGGCGTGATCCCGGCCAACGGCGCCAAGCTCCCCGAGGTCCCGGCCATCGCGCTCGGCAGTGAGGGCATGTCCCCGCTGACCATGGCCAACGCCTACGCCACCTTCGCCAACCGGGGCGTGTACTGCACCCCGGTCGCCATCGAGTCGATCACCGACTCGCACGGCAAGGCCCTGACGGTGCCGAAGTCCAAGTGCGGCCGCGCGATGACCGAGAAGACCGCCGACACCATCAACACGCTGCTGCTCGGCGTGGTCGACTCGGGTACCGGTCAGCAGTCGGGTCTGACCGACCGCCAGAGCGCGGGCAAGACCGGTACCACCGACAGCCGCTACAACGCCTGGTTCGTCGGCTACACGCCGAACATGGCCGGCGCGACCTGGGTCGGCTCGGGCGGCGCCAAGCAGGTGTCGATGGAGAACATCACCATCGGCGGCCAGTACTACGACAAGGTCTTCGGCGGCGGGCTGCCCGGCCCGATCTGGAAGCAGGCGGTCTCCGGCGCGCTCTCGGGCCGCGAGGCGCCGACCTTCACCACGGTGGCCATCGCCGACACCCCGAGCCCGGCCGCCGGCGGCAGGCCCAGCACGGGCAAGCCCAACAAGCCCGGCAAGCCGGGACGCGACGGCAAGCCCGGTGACGGGCAGCCCGGCGGACAGCAGACGGTCGCCGGAGCCACGACGGCCGGCGCCACGGGCGGCGACGCGGGCGGGACGAACCCGTTCCCCGGGATCAGCATCCCGCCGGGCCTCATCGGCGGCCGCGAGCAGTAG
- a CDS encoding metallophosphoesterase gives MRARYGVPLKVTAGIAAAGAAGLAYAAGFEARSFRLRRVTVPVLPQGMRPLRILQVSDIHMVGGQRKKRAWLQSLAGLRPDLVVNTGDNLSDTEGVPEVLDALGPLMDFPGVYVFGSNDYYGPRLRNPGRYLLEKTQGRHGLNGNAPVVGAVHNPWEGLRDAFDAAGWLNLTNTRGRLKLDGLELAFTGLDDPHIKRDRYERVAGGPEADADFSLAVVHAPYLRVLEAFTADRYPLILAGHTHGGQLCIPFYGALVTNCDLDTKRVKGLSTHEAEGHRSYLHVSAGCGTNRFTPVRFACPPEATLLTLTPKA, from the coding sequence ATGCGTGCGCGTTACGGAGTACCTCTGAAGGTCACCGCCGGGATCGCCGCGGCGGGGGCCGCCGGTCTGGCCTATGCCGCCGGCTTCGAAGCCCGGTCCTTCCGCCTGCGCCGGGTCACGGTCCCCGTGCTCCCGCAGGGGATGCGCCCGCTGCGGATCCTGCAGGTCTCGGACATCCACATGGTCGGCGGGCAGCGCAAGAAGCGCGCGTGGCTGCAGTCCCTGGCCGGTCTGCGGCCCGACCTCGTCGTGAACACGGGCGACAACCTCTCCGACACGGAGGGCGTGCCGGAGGTGCTCGACGCGCTCGGCCCGCTGATGGACTTCCCCGGCGTGTACGTCTTCGGGTCGAACGACTACTACGGCCCCCGGCTGCGCAATCCCGGACGCTACCTGCTGGAGAAGACGCAGGGCCGGCACGGGCTGAACGGGAACGCGCCGGTCGTCGGCGCCGTCCACAATCCGTGGGAGGGCCTGCGCGACGCCTTCGACGCGGCCGGCTGGCTCAACCTCACCAACACCCGGGGACGGCTCAAGCTCGACGGGCTGGAGCTGGCCTTCACCGGCCTCGACGATCCGCACATCAAGCGCGACCGGTACGAGCGGGTCGCGGGCGGGCCGGAGGCCGACGCCGACTTCTCGCTGGCTGTGGTCCACGCCCCGTACCTGCGCGTCCTCGAAGCCTTCACGGCCGACCGGTACCCGCTGATACTGGCCGGGCACACGCACGGCGGGCAGCTGTGCATCCCCTTCTACGGGGCGCTGGTGACCAACTGCGACCTGGACACGAAGCGGGTCAAGGGCCTGTCGACGCACGAGGCGGAGGGGCACCGCTCCTACCTCCACGTATCGGCGGGCTGCGGTACCAACCGCTTCACCCCGGTGCGGTTCGCGTGCCCGCCCGAGGCGACACTGCTCACGCTGACCCCGAAGGCCTGA
- a CDS encoding SulP family inorganic anion transporter — translation MSFSFASLPSRLRRPAPTGWLSPKVLRTEVLGGLVVALALIPEAISFSVIAGVDPAIGLFSSFTMAVVISVVGGRPAMISAATGAVALVIAPLNREHGLGYLVAAVILGGVFQIVLGALGVAKLIRFVPRSVMVGFVNSLAILVFMAQVPEMRDVPWAVYPLLAGGLGLMVFFPKVTRAVPAPLVSIVILTSVTVAAGIAVPTVGDKGALPSSLPVPGLPDVPFTLDTLALVAPYALAMAVVGLMESLMTAKLVDEITDTRSSKTRESVGQGIANIVTGFFGGMGGCAMIGQTMINVKVSGARTRLSTFLAGVLLMVLCIVFGPVVSDIPMAALVAVMVMVCFATFDWHSIAPKTLRRMPAGEITVMVLTVACVVATHNLAVGVVAGSVTAMVVFAKRVAHLVNVTSVLDPDGGQVVYCVTGALFFASSNDLVGQFDYAGDPGKVVIDLSGAHIWDASSVAALDAVEEKYRRRGKSVEITGLNEHSSRLHGTLSGELSAGQ, via the coding sequence TTGTCCTTCTCCTTCGCCTCCCTGCCCTCACGTCTTCGTCGGCCGGCGCCGACCGGGTGGCTGTCGCCGAAGGTGCTGCGGACCGAGGTGCTGGGCGGTCTGGTGGTCGCGCTGGCGCTGATTCCCGAGGCGATCTCCTTCTCCGTCATCGCCGGGGTGGATCCGGCGATCGGGCTGTTCTCCTCGTTCACCATGGCCGTGGTCATCTCGGTCGTGGGCGGGCGGCCGGCGATGATCTCGGCCGCGACGGGTGCCGTGGCGCTCGTGATCGCGCCGCTGAACCGGGAGCACGGGCTGGGCTACCTGGTCGCCGCGGTGATCCTCGGCGGCGTCTTCCAGATCGTGCTCGGGGCGCTCGGGGTGGCGAAGCTGATCCGGTTCGTACCGCGTTCGGTGATGGTCGGCTTCGTCAACTCCCTCGCCATCCTCGTCTTCATGGCGCAGGTCCCCGAGATGCGGGACGTGCCGTGGGCCGTCTACCCGCTGCTCGCCGGCGGGCTGGGGCTGATGGTGTTCTTCCCGAAGGTCACCAGGGCGGTTCCGGCCCCGCTGGTGTCCATCGTCATCCTCACCTCGGTCACCGTGGCCGCGGGGATCGCGGTGCCGACCGTCGGGGACAAGGGCGCGCTGCCGTCCTCGCTGCCGGTTCCCGGCCTTCCGGACGTGCCGTTCACGCTGGACACGCTGGCGCTCGTAGCCCCGTACGCCCTGGCCATGGCGGTGGTGGGGCTGATGGAGTCGCTGATGACGGCGAAGCTGGTCGACGAGATCACCGACACGCGGTCGAGCAAGACGCGCGAGTCCGTGGGCCAGGGCATCGCGAACATCGTCACCGGGTTCTTCGGCGGCATGGGCGGCTGCGCGATGATCGGCCAGACGATGATCAACGTGAAGGTCTCGGGCGCCCGGACGCGGCTGTCGACCTTCCTCGCCGGGGTTCTGCTGATGGTGCTGTGCATCGTCTTCGGGCCGGTGGTCTCCGACATTCCGATGGCGGCGCTCGTGGCCGTCATGGTGATGGTCTGCTTCGCGACCTTCGACTGGCACTCCATCGCACCGAAGACGCTGCGGCGCATGCCGGCCGGCGAGATCACCGTCATGGTGCTGACCGTGGCCTGTGTGGTGGCCACCCACAACCTCGCCGTCGGCGTCGTCGCCGGGTCGGTCACCGCGATGGTCGTCTTCGCCAAGCGGGTCGCGCACCTGGTGAACGTCACCTCCGTCCTCGATCCGGACGGCGGCCAGGTCGTCTACTGCGTCACCGGCGCTCTCTTCTTCGCCTCGTCCAACGATCTGGTCGGGCAGTTCGACTACGCGGGCGACCCCGGCAAGGTCGTCATCGACCTGTCCGGCGCCCACATCTGGGACGCGTCCTCCGTCGCGGCGCTCGACGCCGTCGAGGAGAAGTACCGCCGGCGGGGCAAGAGCGTCGAGATCACGGGCCTGAACGAGCACAGCTCCCGCCTGCACGGAACCCTCAGCGGCGAGCTGTCAGCGGGTCAGTGA
- a CDS encoding GatB/YqeY domain-containing protein — MTTLKAKLQEDLTTAIRARNELHSSTLRLTLSAITNQEVAGKEARVLSDEEVLKVIAKEAKKRREAADAFAQGGRPEQAARETAEGEFLDTYLPKQLGDDELGAIVAQAVEEAKAAGAEGPRAMGAVMKIVNPKVAGLADGGRVAAAVKKHLS, encoded by the coding sequence ATGACCACGCTCAAGGCCAAGCTCCAGGAAGACCTCACCACCGCCATCCGCGCCCGGAACGAGCTGCACTCGTCCACGCTGCGCCTGACCCTCTCCGCCATCACCAACCAGGAGGTCGCGGGCAAGGAAGCCCGTGTGCTCTCCGACGAGGAAGTCCTCAAGGTGATCGCCAAGGAGGCGAAGAAGCGCCGCGAGGCCGCGGACGCCTTCGCGCAGGGTGGCCGTCCCGAGCAGGCCGCGCGAGAGACCGCCGAGGGCGAGTTCCTCGACACCTACCTCCCCAAGCAGCTCGGCGACGACGAGCTCGGCGCGATCGTGGCGCAGGCCGTCGAAGAGGCCAAGGCGGCCGGAGCGGAGGGCCCGCGGGCGATGGGTGCCGTCATGAAGATCGTGAACCCGAAGGTCGCCGGGCTGGCGGACGGCGGGCGCGTCGCCGCCGCCGTCAAGAAGCACCTCTCCTAG